A stretch of the Tachysurus vachellii isolate PV-2020 chromosome 26, HZAU_Pvac_v1, whole genome shotgun sequence genome encodes the following:
- the rangrf gene encoding ran guanine nucleotide release factor isoform X1 encodes MNRPLFGGAMSAVLPLNTKDISELREIPDNQEVFAHTNTDQSIIIELLEYQSHVDDSEAARYHFEDVAGSNKVMEAGQMAVIEVQCVPQAQLSLSQCSSAWILTGAQLISKFNEEAKNTVNIHLCLFRVPQYTTDILITFNDPVNISPFSSSSSEAAECVWTVQDFHTLVQSFRLLDPGVFG; translated from the exons ATGAATCGGCCTCTGTTTGGTGGCGCCATGTCTGCTGTCCTTCCTCTAAACACCAAAGACATCAG tgAGTTGAGGGAGATTCCTGATAATCAGGAGGTTTTTGCTCACACCAACACCGATCAGAGCATCATCATAGAACTGCTTGAGTATCAGAGTCATGTGGATGATTCAGAAGCCGCACG gtatCATTTTGAGGATGTAGCAGGCAGTAATAAGGTGATGGAGGCAGGACAGATGGCAGTGATAGAGGTGCAGTGTGTCCCTCAGGCTCAGCTCTCTCTCAGCCAGTGCAGCTCAGCCTGGATCCTCACTGGAGCTCAGCTTATCTCCAAATTCAATGAAGAg gcaaaaaacacagtgaataTCCACCTGTGTTTGTTCCGTGTCCCGCAGTACACCACTGACATCCTGATCACCTTCAATGACCCGGTCAACATCAG tccttTCAGCAGTAGCAGTAGTGAAGCTGCTGAATGTGTTTGGACAGTACAGGACTTTCACACACTTGTTCAGTCTTTCCGTCTGCTTGACCCTGGAGTGTTTggataa
- the LOC132841068 gene encoding claudin-15-like isoform X2, producing MKDIVQVCGLCVGFLGCVSAAVSLQVRSWKESSDEGSAIITSDLFENLWMSCAVDSTGLYSCWYFPSLLALPGFVQACRALMIASIVLGTFGLIFTLVGMQCSKIGGENYTMKGRIAALGGVFFILQGVCTMIAVSWYASNITQQFYNPLYNGIKYELGDGLYIGWCSATLALIGGCCLLCVCGNNSRVGKM from the exons ATGAAAGACATAGTGCAggtgtgtgggttgtgtgtggggtttttGGGGTGTGTGAGCGCGGCCGTGTCACTGCAGGTTCGATCCTGGAAAGAGTCAAGTGATGAAGGCAGCGCCATCATCACCTCTGATTTATTTGAGAACCTGTGGATGTCCTGTGCTGTGGACTCAACCGGCCTCTACAGCTGCTGGTATTTTCCATCTTTACTTGCCTTACCAG gttttGTTCAGGCATGTCGTGCACTTATGATCGCTTCCATTGTGTTGGGAACGTTTGGTCTCATCTTCACGCTAGTTGGAATGCAGTGTTCCAAAATCGGTGGAGAGAACTACACAATGAAGGGACGAATCGCTGCCCTTGGAGGAGTGTTCTTCATCCTGCAGG GTGTGTGTACAATGATCGCTGTGTCATGGTACGCTTCCAACATCACACAGCAGTTCTACAACCCACTGTACAACGGAAtcaa gtatGAGCTTGGAGACGGTTTGTATATTGGCTGGTGTTCAGCGACACTTGCACTAATTGGTGGATgctgtttactgtgtgtttgtggaaacAACAGTAGAGtggggaaaatgtga
- the LOC132840606 gene encoding zona pellucida sperm-binding protein 3-like isoform X1 — protein sequence MMISCVADRLALTAVLILLTRVARGIHVWKAGPQVGPDGEQPKATGFRSEDGLQLMAVSVHCTENSMVVRARADLYGTGRLVTASELRLGPESSPGGCGAVQREDTELVITAGLHECGAKLRVEDDSLIYANTLFHIPTLNHVGIVRSLGVAVPLECRYKRTHLVSSTSQSHPVSPAFLSSVPTKSVFSPQIRTDDWMSERSVDLAESEVITMVASVLSARHSALKLFLDRCVVMLEPDTATTSSCDLINYYGCPADAGLAESNISFLPAADGHVLRVKFNLKSLLGDNRQPNNSQMLITCWMKTADPVHKKSSVNKACSYMGNSWCSADGKHKVCECCDMKGHVFSQR from the exons ATGATGATTAGTTGTGTTGCAGATCGGCTCGCGCTCACCGCGGTGTTAATACTGTTAACACGTGTTGCACGTGGAATCCACGTGTGGAAAGCAGGCCCGCAGGTCGGACCGGACGGGGAACAGCCCAAAGCCACGGGGTTCCGGTCTGAAGACGGTCTCCAGCTCATGGCCGTCAGCGTGCACTGCACCGAGAACAGCATGGTGGTGAGAGCGCGCGCTGATCTCTACGGTACCGGGCGGCTCGTGACCGCCAGTGAGCTGCGACTCGGACCGGAATCATCACCGGGAGGCTGCGGGGCGGTTCAGCGCGAGGACACCGAGCTCGTGATTACAGCCGGACTTCACGAGTGTGGAGCGAAACTGCGG GTTGAGGATGACAGCCTGATTTACGCCAACACACTGTTCCACATCCCGACTCTGAACCACGTTGGCATCGTCAGGTCCCTGGGTGTGGCTGTGCCCCTGGAGTGTCGCTACAAGAG gacacACTTGGTTAGCAGTACAAGCCAGTCCCATCCTGTGAGCCCTGCCTTTCTGAGCTCTGTCCCCACCAAGTCTGTGTTCTCTCCACAGATCAGGACCG ACGATTGGATGTCTGAGAGATCAGTGGACTTAGCTGAGTCTGAAGTCATCACCATGGTGGCGTCTGTGCTCAGTGCTCGTCACAGTGCTCTTAAACTTTTCCTGGACCGCTGCGTGGTGATGCTGGAGCCTGACACTGCAACCACATCCAGCTGTGACCTCATCAATTACTATGG GTGTCCTGCTGATGCAGGGTTGGCTGAGTCCAACATCTCCTTCCTGCCTGCAGCAGACGGTCATGTGCTGAGAGTAAAATTCAACCTGAAGAGTTTACTTGGAGACAACCGACAGCCAAACAACTCT CAGATGTTGATCACATGTTGGATGAAGACAGCTGATCCAGTTCACAAGAAGAGCTCTGTAAATAAAGCATGTAGTTACATGGGGAACAG ctgGTGTAGTGCTGATGGGAAGCACAAGGTGTGTGAGTGCTGTGACATGAAGGGACATGTCTTCAGCCAGAGATAG
- the rangrf gene encoding ran guanine nucleotide release factor isoform X2, giving the protein MNRPLFGGAMSAVLPLNTKDISELREIPDNQEVFAHTNTDQSIIIELLEYQSHVDDSEAARYHFEDVAGSNKVMEAGQMAVIEVQCVPQAQLSLSQCSSAWILTGAQLISKFNEEYTTDILITFNDPVNISPFSSSSSEAAECVWTVQDFHTLVQSFRLLDPGVFG; this is encoded by the exons ATGAATCGGCCTCTGTTTGGTGGCGCCATGTCTGCTGTCCTTCCTCTAAACACCAAAGACATCAG tgAGTTGAGGGAGATTCCTGATAATCAGGAGGTTTTTGCTCACACCAACACCGATCAGAGCATCATCATAGAACTGCTTGAGTATCAGAGTCATGTGGATGATTCAGAAGCCGCACG gtatCATTTTGAGGATGTAGCAGGCAGTAATAAGGTGATGGAGGCAGGACAGATGGCAGTGATAGAGGTGCAGTGTGTCCCTCAGGCTCAGCTCTCTCTCAGCCAGTGCAGCTCAGCCTGGATCCTCACTGGAGCTCAGCTTATCTCCAAATTCAATGAAGAg TACACCACTGACATCCTGATCACCTTCAATGACCCGGTCAACATCAG tccttTCAGCAGTAGCAGTAGTGAAGCTGCTGAATGTGTTTGGACAGTACAGGACTTTCACACACTTGTTCAGTCTTTCCGTCTGCTTGACCCTGGAGTGTTTggataa
- the LOC132841068 gene encoding claudin-15-like isoform X1, which produces MKDIVQVCGLCVGFLGCVSAAVSLQVRSWKESSDEGSAIITSDLFENLWMSCAVDSTGLYSCWYFPSLLALPGFVQACRALMIASIVLGTFGLIFTLVGMQCSKIGGENYTMKGRIAALGGVFFILQGVCTMIAVSWYASNITQQFYNPLYNGIKYELGDGLYIGWCSATLALIGGCCLLCVCGNNSRVGKILASHTPSAVFQISHTTSTQHRYSSYI; this is translated from the exons ATGAAAGACATAGTGCAggtgtgtgggttgtgtgtggggtttttGGGGTGTGTGAGCGCGGCCGTGTCACTGCAGGTTCGATCCTGGAAAGAGTCAAGTGATGAAGGCAGCGCCATCATCACCTCTGATTTATTTGAGAACCTGTGGATGTCCTGTGCTGTGGACTCAACCGGCCTCTACAGCTGCTGGTATTTTCCATCTTTACTTGCCTTACCAG gttttGTTCAGGCATGTCGTGCACTTATGATCGCTTCCATTGTGTTGGGAACGTTTGGTCTCATCTTCACGCTAGTTGGAATGCAGTGTTCCAAAATCGGTGGAGAGAACTACACAATGAAGGGACGAATCGCTGCCCTTGGAGGAGTGTTCTTCATCCTGCAGG GTGTGTGTACAATGATCGCTGTGTCATGGTACGCTTCCAACATCACACAGCAGTTCTACAACCCACTGTACAACGGAAtcaa gtatGAGCTTGGAGACGGTTTGTATATTGGCTGGTGTTCAGCGACACTTGCACTAATTGGTGGATgctgtttactgtgtgtttgtggaaacAACAGTAGAGtggggaaaat ATTGGCATCACACACTCCCtcggctgtgttccaaatctCTCACACAACATCCACTCAGCACAGATACAGCTCATATATCTAA
- the LOC132840606 gene encoding zona pellucida sperm-binding protein 3-like isoform X2 has translation MMISCVADRLALTAVLILLTRVARGIHVWKAGPQVGPDGEQPKATGFRSEDGLQLMAVSVHCTENSMVVRARADLYGTGRLVTASELRLGPESSPGGCGAVQREDTELVITAGLHECGAKLRVEDDSLIYANTLFHIPTLNHVGIVRSLGVAVPLECRYKRTHLVSSTSQSHPVSPAFLSSVPTKSVFSPQIRTDDWMSERSVDLAESEVITMVASVLSARHSALKLFLDRCVVMLEPDTATTSSCDLINYYGCPADAGLAESNISFLPAADGHVLRVKFNLKSLLGDNRQPNNSMLITCWMKTADPVHKKSSVNKACSYMGNSWCSADGKHKVCECCDMKGHVFSQR, from the exons ATGATGATTAGTTGTGTTGCAGATCGGCTCGCGCTCACCGCGGTGTTAATACTGTTAACACGTGTTGCACGTGGAATCCACGTGTGGAAAGCAGGCCCGCAGGTCGGACCGGACGGGGAACAGCCCAAAGCCACGGGGTTCCGGTCTGAAGACGGTCTCCAGCTCATGGCCGTCAGCGTGCACTGCACCGAGAACAGCATGGTGGTGAGAGCGCGCGCTGATCTCTACGGTACCGGGCGGCTCGTGACCGCCAGTGAGCTGCGACTCGGACCGGAATCATCACCGGGAGGCTGCGGGGCGGTTCAGCGCGAGGACACCGAGCTCGTGATTACAGCCGGACTTCACGAGTGTGGAGCGAAACTGCGG GTTGAGGATGACAGCCTGATTTACGCCAACACACTGTTCCACATCCCGACTCTGAACCACGTTGGCATCGTCAGGTCCCTGGGTGTGGCTGTGCCCCTGGAGTGTCGCTACAAGAG gacacACTTGGTTAGCAGTACAAGCCAGTCCCATCCTGTGAGCCCTGCCTTTCTGAGCTCTGTCCCCACCAAGTCTGTGTTCTCTCCACAGATCAGGACCG ACGATTGGATGTCTGAGAGATCAGTGGACTTAGCTGAGTCTGAAGTCATCACCATGGTGGCGTCTGTGCTCAGTGCTCGTCACAGTGCTCTTAAACTTTTCCTGGACCGCTGCGTGGTGATGCTGGAGCCTGACACTGCAACCACATCCAGCTGTGACCTCATCAATTACTATGG GTGTCCTGCTGATGCAGGGTTGGCTGAGTCCAACATCTCCTTCCTGCCTGCAGCAGACGGTCATGTGCTGAGAGTAAAATTCAACCTGAAGAGTTTACTTGGAGACAACCGACAGCCAAACAACTCT ATGTTGATCACATGTTGGATGAAGACAGCTGATCCAGTTCACAAGAAGAGCTCTGTAAATAAAGCATGTAGTTACATGGGGAACAG ctgGTGTAGTGCTGATGGGAAGCACAAGGTGTGTGAGTGCTGTGACATGAAGGGACATGTCTTCAGCCAGAGATAG